A portion of the Vulpes vulpes isolate BD-2025 chromosome 5, VulVul3, whole genome shotgun sequence genome contains these proteins:
- the TRAF6 gene encoding TNF receptor-associated factor 6 has product MSLLNCENSCGSSQSESDCCPAMASSCSAAVKDDSVSGTTSTGNLSSSFMEEIQGYDVEFDPPLESKYECPICLMALREAVQTPCGHRFCKACIIKSIRDAGHKCPVDNEILLENQLFPDNFAKREILSLMVKCPNEGCLHKMELRHLEDHQLHCEFALMNCLQCQRTFQKCQLNIHILKECPRRQVSCMNCAALMAFEDKEIHDQNCPLANVICEYCNTMLIREQMPNHYDLDCPTAPIPCTFSTFGCHVKMQRNHLARHLQENTQSHMRMLGQAVQSLSLALAPVPPRDVPPYDSSSVSRISSTCHPEVQNFQETIQQLEGRLVRQDHQIRELTAKMETQSMHVSELKRNIRTLEDKVAEIEAQQCNGIYIWKIGNFGMHLKSQEEEKPVVIHSPGFYTGKPGYKLCMRLHLQLPTAQRCANYISLFVHTMQGEYDSHLPWPFQGTIRLAILDQSEAPVRQNHEEIMDAKPELLAFQRPTIPRNPKGFGYVTFMHLEALRQRTFIKDDTLLVRCEVSTRFDMGSPRREGFQPRSTDSGI; this is encoded by the exons ATGAGTCTGCTAAACTGTGAAAACAGCTGTGGATCCAGCCAGTCTGAAAGCGACTGCTGTCCTGCCATGGCCAGCTCCTGTAGCGCTGCAGTGAAAGATGACAGTGTGAGTGGAACCACCAGCACGGGGAACCTCTCCAGCTCTTTTATGGAAGAGATCCAGGGGTATGATGTGGAGTTTGACCCACCCCTGGAAAGCAAGTATGAGTGCCCCATCTGCTTGATGGCATTACGGGAAGCAGTGCAAACACCATGTGGCCATAGGTTCTGCAAAGCTTGCATCATCAAATCAATAAG ggATGCAGGTCACAAATGCCCAGTTGACAATGAAATACTCTTGGAAAATCAACTGTTTCCTGACAATTTTGCAAAACGGGAGATTCTTTCTCTGATGGTGAAGTGTCCAAATGAAGGTTGTTTGCATAAAATGGAACTTAGGCATCTTGag GATCACCAATTACACTGTGAGTTTGCTCTCATGAATTGTCTCCAGTGCCAACGTACCTTCCAAAAATGCCAACTTAATATTCACATTCTCAAGGAGTGCCCGAGGAGACAGGTTTCTTGCATGAACTGTGCTGCATTGATGGCATTCGAAGATAAAGAG aTCCATGACCAGAACTGTCCTTTGGCAAATGTCATCTGTGAATACTGCAATACCATGCTCATCAGAGAACAG ATGCCTAATCATTATGATCTAGACTGTCCTACAGCCCCAATTCCATGCACATTCAGTACCTTTGGTTGCCATGTAAAG ATGCAGAGGAATCACTTGGCACGCCACCTACAGGAGAATACCCAGTCACACATGAGAATGTTGGGGCAGGCTGTTCAGAGTTTAAGCCTTGCTTTAGCTCCTGTACCTCCGCGTGATGTGCCGCCGTATGATTCTTCCTCGGTGTCCCGGATTTCCAGCACGTGTCACCCAGAGGTTCAGAATTTCCAAGAAACCATTCAGCAGTTAGAGGGTCGTCTTGTAAGACAAGACCATCAAATCCGAGAGCTAACTGCTAAAATGGAAACTCAGAGCATGCATGTAAGTGAGCTCAAAAGAAATATTCGAACCCTTGAGGACAAAGTTGCTGAAATAGAAGCACAGCAGTGCAACGGGATCTACATCTGGAAGATCGGCAACTTCGGGATGCATCTGAAATCTCAGGAAGAGGAGAAACCTGTTGTCATTCACAGCCCTGGATTCTACACAGGGAAGCCTGGGTACAAACTGTGCATGCGCCTGCACCTCCAGTTACCAACTGCTCAGCGCTGTGCTAATTATATATCCCTCTTTGTCCACACAATGCAAGGAGAGTATGATAGCCACCTCCCCTGGCCCTTCCAGGGTACAATACGCCTTGCGATTCTTGATCAATCTGAAGCGCCCGTCAGGCAAAACCATGAAGAGATAATGGATGCCAAACCAGAGCTGCTTGCCTTCCAGAGACCCACGATCCCACGGAACCCAAAAGGTTTTGGCTACGTGACTTTTATGCATCTGGAAGCTCTAAGACAAAGAACCTTCATTAAGGATGATACTTTATTAGTACGCTGTGAGGTCTCTACCCGCTTCGATATGGGCAGTCCCCGGAGGGAAGGTTTTCAGCCACGAAGTACTGATTCAGGGATATAG